From the genome of Hippoglossus stenolepis isolate QCI-W04-F060 chromosome 13, HSTE1.2, whole genome shotgun sequence:
AAAGTCATTAAAGATCTATACGTAATCAGTTTAAGGAACATCTGGGTCTCTCTTAAGTAACAGAAGCTGTAACTTTTTAACATTTCGTTTTTTATGAATTAGTTCTTTCCCTTTTTGGAAGTCTTATTTTTGTTACATGTGCATGTCAATTAGCACACTGGCACAGATATCAGGAAAGATAAGTCATTTATGACAGtccaaaatacatttatatgaatTAATATGTACAGAAAAGTTTTCAAACAAAGTGAATAACTGCGCAGTTGACGAGACCATCGGATGAATGGAAATGTTGtaaatccaaaacaaaatgttaaaattcaGTGTTTCTATCATCTTTTATAGTAGTACTAGATAAAACTGAGACACACAGTTAATCATCTAAAGAAGAAAGAACATTCTGTACATATAATTTTTAATTCAAAAGAATGTCAACTTTCTTCTAAAAAGACATTCAAATCTTATCACACGTATATTTGATGTAACAGCAAAACCTCAATTTGTTAGTCTGAGGATATGACAGGTAACTAACTTCAGAAAAACTGCTGATTCAGCAGCACAAAACCAAGAGTTAACtggttttaaaagtaaaaacattcaGAAATCTCTTTCGAATTTTGGTCAATTTGAAACCATAAATGAGAGGATTCATAACGGGAGGTATGACAAGAAATTCTATTTCAGCAAAGTTTTTAAGGTGCTGGGGTAAATATTTCGAACCAAATCGCAAATTCATAAAGTCAAAAAATAAAGTCAATAGTAAAGTGATCAAAGATAGTAAATGTGGCACACATGTTTGCATGAACTTTGCTCTTTTTTCTACAGAATTTACACATGTTCTAATGAGTTTTACGTAGGACCAAACTATAAATACACCATGAGATACATACACGATTATTGTAATATATGCAAATATGCTGTTAACCATAGTTTCAGCTGGGAAACAAGCAAGTGTTACAATAATCCAATTCACACAGAAGAGTCTGGCAATATACGGGCTGCATAACTTCAGTCTTGATGTTAGACAAATATTTATGACCATGAGGCAAAAAGGTATAAACCAGGAGAAACACACTAACTTTATGAGTCTTTGCTTTGACATGATAGTGTGATACTGCAGTGGTCGACATATAGCCACATATCTGTCATATGCCATTACTGCAAGAAAAGAGAGGTCAATGCCTGCAAATGAGTAGAGTACTTGAACCTGAAGAAAACATCCAGAATAAGAGATGACATGAACAGGAGAGAGCAGATCCCACAGAAATTTGGGGAAGAAACCTGTTGAGCCATAAAGTCCATTCATGCAAAATGCACACAGCAGAATATACATTGGTTCATGGAGGTTTTTATCCAAGATGATGGTCACAATAAGAGTTATATTTACCAGCAAAATGACACAGTAACAAAccaaagtgagagagaagagaacagaCCTGTAGTTCATTGTTTCACTTAAACCTGAAAGATAGAATATTGTTATCACAGAGACATTATCCATCATGAGTAGAAGTGCAATATTAATTTTTATCCTCAGGTAGTATACCTGCATAATTAACACAGCTTCTGTCCCCTTATCTCATTGTTATTAGAATTTGTCTGAAGGCAGCAGTGCACTGTGAcggaagttttctggaagctggtgaaaggagaactcaggcagcagctgatcctCAGAAGAGTTTAATGCAGACTcgatgcatcaaggagaccagaaggtgaaacaatatacaaacagagtaacatgagcaattgtcaccccccctagtctgaagatgtctcccacagcatcacAATTTATCTCCCTCtgcttgcgtcacccattccaacagcacatccatgaatggctagaattgctgtcactctctatgttacatgtaagtgttcacatcctattggatagttaagcctaaagcaTGGATACCTTACTTTCTTTATGTTTTGCCACTGGTGTTATACACATCTAAATTATACCTTTGATACTTGAACCCAACTTGAGACACAGGTTACATATTTGCTATTTCTACTTTTGAGAAAGCTTTTTTATGATAGTGGAGGAAATAATGGGTGCTTCCTCTTTTTGCTCTTACTGTTGCATTTCTTACCAGTATGAATTAAGATAAACAAGAATAActgttttgaaaatggaaagaattGCAATCCGTGACCACTatgatttctacatttacatttcctgttcatttaaaaaaacttattttcagGCTAATCTCATGTGTGGCCTTCCCCACTTTGTCCTTGAGTCGGGTTGTGACCTCAGATATATAGAGAgaatttgtgttctttttggaAAATTCAACAGAGCTTAGTATAGCTTAAATAAAGTTTCTAATCAATTTGTTTGcaaatctttaaatatgaatacacTGATGACACAAGTTTCTGCATGTACTTCAACAGAGGAGGCCGTGAGGGCCAAGGAGTGGCAGAAATAATGTTGGTCTGTTCCTCTGCTCCAAAGACAACTTGGATTTCAGTTTGCAGTCATTCAGGATTTGATGTCTTGTAAACAGAACTTGAGGTTAGTTAGTGTGTTGTATTTATACGCCTCCAGGGGGAGGTAGATCCCTGTATCACCCAGATAACGgttaaaggaaatgtttttttcaatcatGCAAAATGCACACAACAGAATATACATTGGTTCATGGAGATTTTTATCCAAGATGATAAGAgaataacataaatatttgccTGCAAATTGACACAATAACACAGtaaagtgagagagaagtgaaaaaaatctCTGGTTCAAGATTGGAATTAAAACCAACCAATCAGTGGTCAATCTGTAAGCACCACtggatacaaaataaacaaggtAATACCTGAAAGCAGCTGGAGATTCACACCCACGctatttttctaaatatttgtcCACCAATTCTTACCTGAACCTTTGATGCCCAGTATGAATGAAACCTTCCTAATATTGTCAATTTTGAACCCAACTCGAGACAGACGTTTatattttttgccatttcttcTTTAGAGACAATATTAAATGTGCATGAAGCTGAAGGCAAGAATGGGAGTTATCGCATTTATTACTAGTTGGAGTTAAATGACCAAGAACGAGTGCTTACCAAAGAATTGCAGTGATCAAGGTGGGAGGACAAGAAAGCAGGAAATTATTTTCCGATGAGCGAAATAGAGAGAATATATTTGAGCTTGGAAATCATACAGAGCAGTGTGTATTGTAAATATAGTATCTGATTAATATGTTTGCCAATCTTCAGTTTTAAATCAACTCCAAGACCAAGACCAAGATTTATTCCATGTGATTTAACAGAGGGGCCAAAGTGTCAAGCTGCAGGGAAATAGTGTTGGTCTGTTCCTGGGTTTTAAATACAATTGTACCTGAATGCCCCTTtatatgtgtttctttttattcagtAACATCTAAGTTGactttattttttgtatatgATGAGAACAACTAATGTCAGCTTTGATATAATGTCCTGTTAGTAACAAAAGAGCA
Proteins encoded in this window:
- the LOC118120092 gene encoding olfactory receptor 5F1-like, coding for MMDNVSVITIFYLSGLSETMNYRSVLFSLTLVCYCVILLVNITLIVTIILDKNLHEPMYILLCAFCMNGLYGSTGFFPKFLWDLLSPVHVISYSGCFLQVQVLYSFAGIDLSFLAVMAYDRYVAICRPLQYHTIMSKQRLIKLVCFSWFIPFCLMVINICLTSRLKLCSPYIARLFCVNWIIVTLACFPAETMVNSIFAYITIIVYVSHGVFIVWSYVKLIRTCVNSVEKRAKFMQTCVPHLLSLITLLLTLFFDFMNLRFGSKYLPQHLKNFAEIEFLVIPPVMNPLIYGFKLTKIRKRFLNVFTFKTS